The following proteins are encoded in a genomic region of Rhinoraja longicauda isolate Sanriku21f chromosome 28, sRhiLon1.1, whole genome shotgun sequence:
- the LOC144607419 gene encoding growth arrest and DNA damage-inducible protein GADD45 beta-like has product MTLEDTIGTDNTGKKMQTIDQALEELLVAAAQRQGCLTVGVYESAKLMNVDPDSVVLCLLAADEEDESDIALQIHFTLIQAFCCENDINIVRLRGVKRLEEILEAGEESAEPLDVHCMLVTNSHTDVWKCEALEEVGSYCQESRNKNQWVPIVSLQER; this is encoded by the exons ATGACTCTGGAAGATACTATTGGAACTGACAATACCGGCAAAAA GATGCAGACAATTGACCAAGCTTTAGAAGAGTTGTTGGTGGCAGCAGCGCAACGCCAGGGTTGTTTGACCGTTGGTGTCTATGAGTCGGCGAAACTAATGAATGT TGACCCTGACAGTGTAGTTCTGTGTCTCCTGGCGGCTGACGAGGAGGATGAGAGCGACATCGCCCTGCAGATACATTTCACCTTGATCCAGGCATTTTGCTGCGAAAACGACATCAACATCGTGCGGCTGCGGGGTGTCAAGCGTTTGGAGGAAATTCTGGAGGCTGGGGAAGAGAGCGCCGAGCCCTTGGATGTGCATTGCATGCTTGTCACG AATTCTCATACCGACGTTTGGAAATGCGAGGCGCTAGAGGAAGTCGGAAGCTACTGCCAGGAAAGCAGAAACAAGAACCAGTGGGTTCCTATTGTTTCTCTGCAAGAACGCTGA